The following are encoded together in the Flavihumibacter fluvii genome:
- a CDS encoding response regulator transcription factor, protein MQTTLLKIAMVDDHTLLRKGLANLVNTFEGFEVIFEAGNGRDFIDQLETHPNPDIVLLDINMPVMNGYETAAWIRKNLPDTRVLVLSMLDNDLAIIRMLNLGARGFLVKDSHPAQFRKALTEIRDLGFCINEALSGRAGYIASNDSPENNPVQPLVSPGLSEKELHFLRLSCAELTYREIAREMGIGPRAVDSHRDALFTKLNVANRVGLVLYAIKNGIVRV, encoded by the coding sequence ATGCAAACAACCCTACTTAAAATAGCCATGGTTGATGACCATACCCTCCTGAGAAAGGGGCTTGCCAACCTGGTCAACACATTTGAAGGATTTGAGGTGATCTTCGAAGCCGGCAATGGCCGGGATTTTATTGACCAGCTGGAGACCCATCCCAACCCCGATATTGTTTTGCTCGATATCAACATGCCGGTGATGAATGGGTATGAAACAGCTGCCTGGATCAGGAAAAACTTACCCGATACCAGGGTCCTCGTTTTAAGTATGCTCGACAATGACCTGGCGATCATCCGGATGCTGAACCTCGGCGCCAGGGGTTTCCTGGTCAAAGACAGCCATCCTGCGCAATTCAGGAAAGCCCTTACAGAAATTCGTGACCTTGGCTTTTGCATAAATGAAGCGCTATCTGGCAGGGCTGGATATATTGCCAGCAACGACAGCCCCGAAAACAACCCGGTGCAACCGCTGGTGTCCCCCGGGCTTTCCGAGAAAGAGCTGCATTTTCTTCGCCTTTCCTGTGCAGAACTTACTTACCGCGAAATTGCCCGGGAAATGGGCATCGGCCCCAGGGCAGTTGACAGTCACCGCGATGCACTCTTTACCAAACTAAATGTGGCTAACCGGGTTGGCCTTGTACTCTATGCTATTAAAAACGGCATCGTCAGGGTATGA